The Edaphobacter sp. 12200R-103 genome contains a region encoding:
- the ftsY gene encoding signal recognition particle-docking protein FtsY, giving the protein MVFSSLFGKRPTEPESTESPAPEPSKVSLFDRMRQAVTRTRESLSQSIGSVVALTREVDQASLDDLEPRLLAADIGSATTAIIMENLRQRALRTGIESGAQLKEILKAELKQILDGVSHPIQHPATPPEVILMVGVNGTGKTTTTGKLANLYRSQGRSVLLCAADTFRAAAIEQLEVWAQRSDVPIIKTKQGGDPSAALYDALTAAKSRGTDVMIADTAGRLHTKTDLMKELDKMRRTTEKLVPGAPHQTFLVMDATTGQNGLQQARLFTEAAHVTGIVLTKLDGTAKGGIVLAIATELKLPVLYAGIGEKIDDLIPFDSTAFIDSLVG; this is encoded by the coding sequence ATGGTCTTCTCTTCTCTCTTCGGCAAACGTCCGACCGAACCGGAATCGACAGAATCACCCGCCCCTGAACCGTCGAAAGTGAGTCTCTTCGACCGCATGCGACAGGCGGTCACGCGGACGCGCGAGTCCCTGTCGCAATCCATCGGATCGGTCGTAGCTCTTACACGCGAGGTCGATCAGGCTTCGCTCGATGATCTGGAACCGCGTCTGCTGGCTGCCGATATCGGTAGCGCGACCACCGCAATCATCATGGAGAACCTTAGACAGCGGGCGCTGCGCACCGGTATCGAGAGCGGAGCCCAGCTCAAGGAGATACTGAAGGCCGAACTGAAACAGATCCTCGACGGTGTCTCCCATCCGATCCAACATCCCGCCACACCGCCTGAGGTCATCCTGATGGTGGGCGTCAACGGGACCGGCAAGACCACCACGACAGGCAAGCTGGCGAATCTTTACAGGTCACAGGGCCGCAGTGTTTTGCTCTGTGCCGCGGACACCTTCCGGGCTGCAGCGATCGAGCAGCTGGAGGTCTGGGCGCAACGCTCGGATGTTCCCATCATCAAGACGAAGCAGGGTGGCGACCCATCGGCTGCTCTCTACGATGCACTTACGGCGGCGAAGTCCCGCGGCACCGATGTGATGATCGCCGACACGGCAGGCAGGCTTCACACCAAGACTGATTTGATGAAAGAGCTGGACAAGATGCGCCGAACGACGGAAAAGCTGGTTCCGGGGGCGCCGCACCAGACCTTCCTGGTCATGGACGCCACTACCGGCCAGAATGGCCTGCAGCAGGCCCGTCTGTTTACGGAGGCCGCACACGTCACCGGAATCGTGCTCACCAAGCTGGACGGAACCGCGAAGGGCGGCATTGTGCTTGCCATCGCTACCGAGCTGAAGCTGCCCGTTCTCTATGCCGGTATCGGGGAGAAAATCGACGACCTGATTCCCTTCGACAGCACGGCCTTCATCGACAGCCTGGTTGGATAG
- the alkB gene encoding DNA oxidative demethylase AlkB, producing the protein MMQNNGRLWAEPNELSRESPAEGVTLLHGFCREDAPQIYEAIRQVESISPFRQMVVPGGHTMSVAMTNCGELGWTTDRSGYRYTPEDPMTGAPWPAMPEILLSLARRAAAEGGSAEFRPNGCLINRYAVGARLSLHQDRNERDYSQPIVSVSLGLPATFLLGTLRRTDTPRRIRVEHGDVLVWGGPARLIFHGIAPIRAGHDPLTGNYRINLTFRHVASDD; encoded by the coding sequence ATGATGCAGAACAACGGAAGACTCTGGGCAGAGCCGAACGAGCTATCGAGGGAATCTCCTGCGGAAGGCGTTACGCTGCTGCACGGCTTCTGCAGGGAGGATGCCCCGCAGATCTACGAGGCGATACGACAGGTTGAGTCGATCTCGCCCTTTCGCCAGATGGTTGTTCCCGGCGGACACACGATGTCGGTGGCGATGACCAACTGCGGCGAGCTTGGCTGGACGACGGACCGCAGCGGTTATCGCTATACGCCCGAAGACCCAATGACCGGTGCGCCCTGGCCCGCGATGCCGGAGATCCTTCTCTCACTGGCCCGGCGAGCTGCTGCGGAGGGTGGCTCTGCTGAATTTCGGCCGAACGGGTGCCTGATCAATCGCTATGCGGTCGGTGCCCGGCTTTCGCTCCATCAGGATCGCAACGAGCGGGACTACAGTCAGCCCATCGTCTCGGTCTCTCTTGGACTACCCGCCACTTTTCTTTTAGGAACGCTCCGGCGGACGGACACCCCCCGCCGTATTCGGGTGGAACATGGAGATGTGCTGGTGTGGGGTGGTCCGGCGCGCCTCATCTTCCATGGAATCGCACCCATTCGGGCAGGGCACGACCCTTTGACGGGCAACTATCGCATCAATCTAACCTTCCGTCACGTCGCTTCGGACGACTAA
- a CDS encoding Gfo/Idh/MocA family protein gives MITRREFLDTLAVTAAGAAVSSSAKSYAQIVGANDRVNFAVIGLNSRAYAHLSSLKANEKTAHITHVCDVDTKILDRFAGRAETSLGYKPASDKDFRKVLASKDVDAITIATPDHWHAPMAIAGLEAGKHVYVEKPCSHNPAEGAMLVAARDKYKKLVQMGSQQRSSPHTIEIIGKIKEGVIGLPYYAKAWYSNTRKSIGIGKEVPVPSTLDWDLWQGPAPRKPYKDNYHPYNWHWFWHWGTGETLNNGTHEVDVCRWALGVDFPKHVSSSGGRYHFKDDWQFYDTLITSFEYEDKMLSWEGKCCQGMKFYNRDRGSAIMGTTGTVVVDRGGYEIYDLKGTKTSEFKAQKAAASADLVGADSMTDLHFANFIAGIQKGEKLHAPIEVGNVAVTMLQLSNVAWKLNRGLSLNTANGKVLNDPEAMKYWDREYEKGWAPKV, from the coding sequence GTGATTACCCGACGCGAATTTCTCGATACCCTTGCTGTCACGGCTGCCGGGGCAGCCGTCAGCAGCAGCGCGAAAAGCTATGCCCAGATCGTCGGAGCCAACGATCGCGTAAACTTCGCCGTCATCGGATTGAACAGCAGGGCGTATGCTCACCTGTCGTCTCTGAAAGCGAATGAAAAGACCGCGCACATTACCCACGTGTGCGACGTCGATACGAAGATTCTCGACCGGTTTGCCGGCAGGGCAGAGACATCGCTTGGTTATAAACCCGCGAGCGACAAGGATTTTCGCAAGGTACTTGCTTCCAAGGACGTGGATGCGATCACGATCGCTACCCCCGACCACTGGCATGCTCCGATGGCCATTGCCGGGCTTGAGGCAGGTAAACATGTCTATGTGGAGAAGCCCTGCAGCCATAATCCCGCAGAGGGCGCAATGCTGGTGGCCGCGCGCGACAAGTACAAGAAGCTGGTCCAGATGGGCAGTCAGCAACGTTCTTCTCCGCACACCATCGAGATCATCGGGAAGATTAAAGAAGGTGTGATCGGCCTCCCTTACTATGCGAAGGCCTGGTACAGCAACACGCGCAAATCGATCGGCATCGGCAAGGAAGTGCCGGTTCCTTCGACGCTGGACTGGGACTTGTGGCAGGGTCCGGCTCCGCGCAAGCCGTACAAGGACAACTACCATCCCTACAACTGGCACTGGTTCTGGCACTGGGGAACGGGCGAGACGCTCAACAACGGAACGCACGAGGTCGATGTCTGCCGCTGGGCCCTTGGGGTCGACTTCCCCAAGCATGTCTCCTCATCGGGTGGCCGCTATCACTTCAAGGACGACTGGCAGTTCTATGACACCCTGATCACCAGCTTCGAATACGAAGACAAGATGCTCTCCTGGGAAGGCAAGTGCTGCCAGGGCATGAAGTTCTATAACCGCGATCGCGGCTCGGCCATTATGGGAACGACGGGAACAGTTGTAGTCGACCGTGGAGGATACGAGATCTACGATCTGAAGGGAACAAAGACGAGCGAATTCAAGGCACAGAAGGCAGCTGCATCAGCCGACCTGGTAGGCGCGGATTCGATGACCGATCTTCACTTTGCCAACTTCATCGCCGGAATCCAGAAGGGTGAGAAGCTTCATGCTCCCATCGAGGTCGGAAACGTGGCAGTAACGATGCTGCAGCTCTCGAACGTTGCCTGGAAGCTCAATCGAGGACTCTCCCTCAACACGGCGAACGGAAAAGTGCTGAACGACCCCGAAGCCATGAAGTACTGGGATCGCGAGTACGAGAAGGGCTGGGCCCCGAAGGTTTAA
- the ribD gene encoding bifunctional diaminohydroxyphosphoribosylaminopyrimidine deaminase/5-amino-6-(5-phosphoribosylamino)uracil reductase RibD → MDPLEQERRDREFMAHALELAATTTALASPNPQVGCFIVRDDTILGEGAHLYDNYDHAEIVALKQAASRGLSVKGATAYVTLEPCSHHGRTGPCADALVAAGMKRVVVATLDPNPLVSGRGVEKLRAAGIDVVIGFGEQQAREINEAFAHFIRTRTPFVTLKAALSADGKLAPEDSLRTAKEPYWLTGAEAREDVQRLRHASDAALTGIGTVLADDPQLTDRSGISRRRPLLRVVLDSYLRTPLSSKLVRSAANDLLIFAGSSAPENRIRDLRSAGVEVEIVAEEDGRLSLPFILSRLGERQILSLLLEGGSELNGAFLRQRLVERVIFFHSQVRLGDQAIPFAEGIASPAEVEQALRRVTRITIGEDLRVSGYLRDPWLSQSPSES, encoded by the coding sequence ATGGATCCACTCGAACAGGAACGGCGCGATCGGGAGTTTATGGCGCACGCGCTTGAGCTTGCGGCGACAACGACTGCCCTGGCCAGCCCCAACCCGCAGGTGGGCTGCTTTATCGTGCGCGATGACACCATCCTCGGCGAGGGCGCACATCTCTATGACAACTACGATCACGCGGAGATCGTCGCGCTGAAGCAGGCAGCCTCTCGCGGTCTTTCGGTCAAGGGCGCCACGGCCTATGTCACGCTCGAGCCGTGCAGCCACCATGGACGCACCGGCCCCTGCGCGGATGCTCTCGTAGCGGCGGGAATGAAGCGCGTGGTCGTCGCCACGCTCGATCCCAATCCACTGGTCAGCGGACGCGGAGTCGAGAAGCTGCGAGCGGCAGGCATCGATGTAGTCATTGGCTTCGGCGAACAGCAGGCCAGGGAGATCAACGAAGCCTTCGCGCACTTCATCCGCACTCGCACTCCCTTCGTCACACTGAAGGCTGCACTCTCGGCCGATGGCAAGCTGGCTCCTGAAGACAGTTTACGAACGGCCAAGGAACCCTATTGGCTGACAGGAGCTGAAGCGCGGGAGGATGTCCAACGGCTTCGGCACGCCTCCGATGCGGCTCTTACCGGCATCGGGACCGTTCTCGCCGATGATCCGCAACTGACCGACCGCAGCGGAATATCAAGACGCCGGCCGTTGCTTCGCGTTGTCCTCGACAGTTATCTGCGAACACCGCTTTCCTCAAAGCTTGTCCGTTCCGCAGCAAATGACCTGCTCATCTTCGCTGGAAGCTCCGCCCCTGAGAACAGGATTAGAGATCTTCGCAGTGCCGGTGTCGAAGTTGAGATCGTCGCAGAGGAGGACGGCCGTCTCTCGCTTCCCTTCATCCTGTCACGACTGGGTGAGCGACAGATTCTTAGCCTGCTGCTTGAGGGCGGCTCCGAGCTCAACGGCGCCTTCCTGCGTCAGAGGCTCGTCGAAAGAGTGATCTTCTTTCATTCGCAGGTTCGCCTGGGAGATCAGGCGATTCCATTTGCAGAGGGCATCGCTTCGCCGGCCGAGGTCGAGCAGGCCCTACGCCGCGTCACACGGATCACGATAGGTGAGGATCTCCGCGTAAGCGGATACCTGCGCGATCCGTGGCTATCGCAATCACCTTCTGAATCCTGA
- a CDS encoding NAD(P)H-dependent glycerol-3-phosphate dehydrogenase produces the protein MSKITILGAGAWGTALAISLARRGGHRLSLWAHSPALADQLHDGGENTTYLPGYILPMDVHVTSDLPDAIFEAEIIVCVVPSQHVRGVLSHIAPLLTHDQIIVSASKGIEELTFLRMSQVVGSITENPFSVLSGPSFAQEVAAGSPAAIVAAATDLRLAQRVQRDFSSPSLRIYTNDDVPGVELGGSLKNVVALAAGVVRGLNLGHSSVAALITRGIAEMTRLAVACGGRRQTLAGLSGVGDLILTCTGELSRNRSVGIELGKGRPLDDILAGMGGKVAEGVRSTTAALGLAARYGVEMPITEQVDAILHRNKKPADAIRELMSRPGRNELQ, from the coding sequence TTGAGCAAAATTACGATTCTGGGGGCCGGAGCCTGGGGGACAGCACTGGCGATCTCGCTTGCCCGGCGAGGCGGTCATCGCCTTTCGCTCTGGGCTCATTCTCCTGCGCTTGCCGATCAGTTGCATGACGGCGGTGAGAATACCACTTACCTGCCCGGCTACATCCTTCCGATGGATGTTCACGTAACCAGCGATCTTCCCGATGCCATCTTTGAGGCCGAGATCATCGTCTGCGTGGTGCCTTCGCAGCACGTACGCGGCGTCCTCTCGCACATTGCGCCGTTGCTTACCCACGACCAGATTATCGTCTCCGCCTCAAAGGGGATCGAAGAACTGACCTTTCTGCGGATGTCGCAGGTCGTTGGCTCCATCACGGAAAACCCCTTCAGTGTTCTTTCAGGACCATCGTTTGCGCAGGAGGTTGCCGCGGGCAGTCCGGCGGCGATCGTCGCTGCAGCCACCGACCTTCGCCTTGCCCAGCGCGTTCAGCGCGACTTCTCCTCCCCCTCTCTGAGGATCTATACGAATGACGATGTGCCAGGGGTAGAGCTGGGAGGTTCGCTTAAAAACGTCGTTGCGCTGGCCGCCGGTGTGGTGCGGGGCCTGAATCTCGGACACAGCTCTGTTGCCGCGCTGATCACTCGCGGCATTGCTGAGATGACGCGGCTGGCCGTCGCATGTGGAGGCAGACGTCAGACCCTCGCTGGTCTTTCGGGCGTCGGCGATCTGATTCTTACCTGCACGGGAGAACTCTCTCGCAACCGTTCTGTCGGAATCGAGCTCGGCAAGGGGCGGCCGCTCGACGACATTCTGGCAGGCATGGGAGGCAAGGTGGCCGAAGGGGTGCGCTCGACAACAGCCGCGCTAGGCCTTGCAGCCCGTTACGGCGTTGAAATGCCGATCACCGAGCAGGTCGATGCAATCCTCCACCGGAATAAGAAGCCTGCAGACGCTATCCGCGAGCTGATGTCCCGGCCCGGCCGTAACGAACTGCAGTAG
- the plsY gene encoding glycerol-3-phosphate 1-O-acyltransferase PlsY, with the protein MIWTLSIAVAYLLGSIPFGYLLVRMFRNEDIRATGSGNIGATNVARSGAKGLGILTLVLDALKGFAAVVIAQHLAKRYGFPQGYDIAAAAALAAVVGHCFPVWLGFRGGKGVATALGVFLALVPITTVLYVLGIFVAVVFLTKYVSLASILGAALFPVFALPHAPNRSPILVACYILIPVIIIFKHAQNIRRLIAGTEHRFGAPRVAA; encoded by the coding sequence ATGATTTGGACGCTCTCCATCGCGGTGGCTTACCTGCTGGGCTCTATCCCCTTCGGGTATCTTCTGGTGCGAATGTTCCGGAATGAAGACATTCGGGCTACGGGCAGCGGCAATATCGGGGCGACAAACGTCGCGCGCTCCGGAGCGAAGGGGCTGGGAATTTTGACCCTTGTCCTGGATGCGCTGAAGGGATTTGCAGCTGTCGTGATCGCGCAGCATCTCGCGAAACGATACGGCTTTCCGCAGGGCTATGACATCGCTGCCGCTGCTGCCCTGGCAGCGGTGGTGGGCCATTGCTTTCCTGTCTGGCTTGGATTCCGCGGCGGTAAAGGAGTGGCGACCGCGCTTGGCGTGTTCCTGGCGCTCGTTCCCATCACAACCGTGCTGTATGTTCTTGGGATATTTGTGGCCGTGGTCTTCCTGACGAAATACGTTTCTCTGGCTTCCATCCTGGGGGCTGCGCTGTTCCCGGTATTTGCGCTGCCGCATGCCCCGAATCGCTCTCCCATCCTCGTCGCCTGCTACATCCTGATACCGGTCATCATCATCTTCAAACACGCTCAGAACATTCGACGGCTGATTGCCGGTACCGAGCATCGCTTCGGTGCACCCAGGGTGGCTGCTTGA
- a CDS encoding gluconolaconase: MNLFHSSSADAPQLNRIRPPAAMPGGEVELQGRSLEPVGGRLPHASIGDIFSPVILSRPNRAVVQVPDGSITGDLVFHRNGENSNPLLVRVAVPMAENVHPVSNPVVDSNGQVFTTLSGTRGQAMPVSIFRIQRDFQMVPFVRDLMNPSGMAFGRDGYLYASSRAEGTVYRISPDGAMTTYAEGMGVATGIAFDRDDNLYVGDRSGTIFKINPDREIFVFATLEPSIAAYHLAFNAAGILLVTGPTTSSNQSIQAIDPDGNISIFFQGLGRAQGMAFDMDDNLYVVASYRGQRGVFRITPSKEVSFAISGNNLVGLTFVEDGCAVLATKDALYHVALDIEGRSLID, encoded by the coding sequence ATGAATCTCTTTCACTCCTCTTCGGCCGATGCACCGCAACTGAACCGAATTCGGCCTCCAGCGGCTATGCCTGGCGGGGAGGTTGAGTTGCAGGGACGTTCCCTGGAGCCGGTTGGCGGCAGGCTGCCGCACGCCAGCATTGGAGATATCTTCTCTCCCGTCATTCTCAGCCGGCCGAATCGTGCGGTCGTTCAGGTTCCTGACGGAAGCATTACGGGCGACCTGGTGTTTCATCGCAACGGTGAGAACTCCAATCCACTGCTGGTCCGGGTCGCTGTTCCGATGGCCGAGAATGTGCACCCGGTATCGAATCCCGTGGTCGATAGCAATGGCCAGGTCTTCACTACGCTCTCGGGAACGCGAGGCCAGGCGATGCCTGTATCCATCTTCCGCATACAGCGCGACTTCCAGATGGTCCCATTTGTTCGCGACCTGATGAACCCTTCAGGGATGGCGTTCGGAAGAGACGGCTATCTGTATGCAAGCTCTCGAGCTGAGGGAACGGTCTATCGCATCTCTCCAGATGGCGCTATGACTACCTATGCCGAAGGTATGGGAGTCGCCACGGGAATTGCCTTCGATCGAGACGACAATCTGTACGTAGGCGACCGGTCGGGGACGATCTTCAAGATCAACCCGGATCGGGAGATCTTCGTCTTCGCTACCCTGGAGCCCTCGATCGCCGCCTATCACCTGGCCTTCAACGCAGCAGGAATTCTACTGGTGACCGGACCCACGACTTCGTCGAATCAGTCGATTCAAGCTATCGATCCCGACGGCAATATCTCAATCTTCTTTCAAGGATTGGGCCGAGCCCAAGGCATGGCCTTCGACATGGATGACAACCTATACGTTGTAGCATCGTATCGTGGCCAGCGCGGCGTCTTTCGCATTACGCCTTCGAAGGAGGTTTCGTTTGCGATCTCCGGCAATAACCTTGTGGGCCTGACGTTTGTAGAAGACGGTTGTGCTGTGTTGGCAACGAAGGACGCTCTTTATCACGTGGCGCTCGATATCGAGGGGCGTTCGCTGATCGATTGA
- a CDS encoding competence/damage-inducible protein A, protein MIAEIIAAGSEMLTPHRQDTNSLFLTAELNDLGVEVAFKTIVGDKLRHLTEVARTALARTDIVVFSGGLGPTEDDLTREAVAAALGVQIRRDPEILASLHKRFAARQMTMPPNNAKQADVLEGAVILKNGNGSAPGQLLDTVVGKYRKIVILLPGPPRELKPLFQEAVKPLLADILPPRRLARRSLRMALIPESQVDARTSPIYNSFPDVETTILAGHGEIQLHFMAAKVTLEEAQSRVDELAGLVEAEMEDAIFSSQGESLEEVVLMMMEMRHLTLSVAESCTGGLVGERLTAIPNSSRAFIGGAIVYTPELKTLFADVPREMVEMHGAVSPEVARALAEGIRARTGSSLGLSITGLAGPGTAPGKDAERPVGRVYIGLADGRESRVKELNLTGDREYIRWWASQHALEFLRRTLHQD, encoded by the coding sequence ATGATTGCTGAGATTATTGCTGCCGGTTCTGAGATGCTGACGCCGCATCGCCAGGATACGAACTCTCTCTTCCTCACCGCGGAACTGAATGACCTGGGGGTGGAGGTCGCGTTCAAGACGATCGTCGGAGACAAGCTGCGGCACCTGACCGAGGTTGCGCGTACGGCACTTGCCCGTACAGATATTGTTGTGTTCTCCGGCGGACTTGGGCCGACCGAAGACGACCTTACCCGCGAGGCGGTGGCGGCGGCCCTGGGAGTCCAGATACGACGAGATCCTGAGATTCTGGCGAGTCTTCACAAGCGTTTTGCCGCGCGCCAGATGACGATGCCCCCAAACAATGCCAAGCAAGCTGATGTCCTGGAAGGCGCTGTCATTTTGAAGAATGGCAACGGAAGTGCGCCGGGGCAACTGCTGGACACGGTCGTGGGAAAGTATCGCAAGATCGTCATTCTGCTGCCTGGACCGCCGCGCGAGCTTAAGCCTCTGTTCCAGGAGGCCGTCAAACCGCTCCTCGCCGATATTCTCCCGCCGCGCAGGCTTGCCCGACGCTCTCTCAGGATGGCACTGATTCCCGAATCACAGGTAGATGCGCGCACGTCTCCCATCTACAACAGCTTTCCGGATGTAGAGACTACGATCCTTGCAGGCCATGGAGAGATCCAGCTTCACTTTATGGCCGCGAAGGTCACCCTGGAGGAAGCGCAAAGCAGGGTGGATGAGTTGGCCGGCCTCGTTGAAGCTGAGATGGAGGATGCCATCTTCTCGTCACAGGGCGAGAGCCTGGAAGAGGTCGTCCTGATGATGATGGAGATGCGGCATCTCACGCTGTCGGTCGCGGAAAGCTGCACCGGTGGCCTGGTAGGAGAAAGGCTGACAGCCATTCCCAACAGCTCCCGGGCGTTTATAGGTGGGGCCATCGTCTACACGCCGGAACTCAAGACGCTGTTTGCCGACGTGCCGCGCGAGATGGTGGAGATGCATGGAGCGGTCAGCCCGGAGGTCGCTCGCGCTCTGGCGGAAGGCATCCGTGCACGCACAGGGAGCTCGCTGGGCCTTTCGATCACGGGGCTGGCTGGGCCGGGGACTGCTCCGGGAAAAGATGCGGAACGTCCGGTCGGCCGTGTCTACATAGGTCTGGCGGACGGTCGGGAGTCGCGGGTAAAAGAGCTAAATCTCACCGGCGACCGCGAGTACATCCGGTGGTGGGCCTCGCAGCACGCGCTCGAATTTCTTAGAAGAACACTGCACCAGGACTGA
- a CDS encoding GNAT family N-acetyltransferase: MPRTSHVTRNRFEYEDEGKVAYLEFETDDLGWITLLRTEVPNELRGRGIAGELVRTAFEYAREHRLRVDVLCPLAADYLKRHPELRGDSSVS; the protein is encoded by the coding sequence ATGCCCAGAACAAGCCACGTTACGCGAAACAGATTCGAATATGAGGACGAAGGCAAGGTCGCCTATCTTGAGTTTGAGACGGATGACCTTGGCTGGATCACGCTCCTTCGGACCGAGGTTCCCAATGAACTCCGTGGGCGCGGTATCGCAGGGGAGCTGGTACGGACGGCATTTGAGTACGCTCGCGAACATCGTCTGCGGGTGGATGTGCTATGCCCGCTGGCTGCCGATTACCTGAAGCGGCACCCTGAGTTGCGAGGCGATTCCTCAGTCTCCTGA